In Sphaerodactylus townsendi isolate TG3544 linkage group LG13, MPM_Stown_v2.3, whole genome shotgun sequence, one DNA window encodes the following:
- the LOC125442849 gene encoding LOW QUALITY PROTEIN: putative P2Y purinoceptor 10 (The sequence of the model RefSeq protein was modified relative to this genomic sequence to represent the inferred CDS: substituted 1 base at 1 genomic stop codon) — protein sequence MHNNSSSHNCTNPPTDFHSSLYAATYSILFVPGLLANSLALWVLXPANQEESKAAIFMINQLTLTAHFWHHAFSLPFAMAYYLNHRWPFGTFLCQVCFYLKYLNMYASIFFLTCISIQRYLFLLHPFKARDWKRRYDIAISAAGWVGVGAACLPLPILRSSDSSSDTSTCFADLGMKQVRATVALVVVAEFAGFVVPLTLILYCTWKMRQSLQEFRTPLQPTSEKQKALHMILACAAVFFICFTPYHVNFPIFMMVKREAILDCAVRHRALYFHPISLCLASLNCCLDPILYYFTTSEFQERLLCCSSAAIWNRLTNHDSNGAASSAGERSEEGPKSKSILMAYFWTRQPHRFERDSMESPLSC from the coding sequence ATGCACAACAATAGTTCATCGCACAACTGCACGAATCCCCCGACAGATTTCCACAGCTCCCTTTACGCGGCCACCTACTCCATCCTCTTTGTTCCGGGGCTCCTCGCCAACAGCCTGGCCCTCTGGGTGTTGTAGCCAGCAAATCAAGAAGAaagcaaagccgccattttcatGATCAATCAACTTACGCTGACTGCCCACTTCTGGCACCACGCCTTCTCTTTGCCCTTTGCTATGGCCTACTACCTCAACCACCGGTGGCCTTTCGGGACCTTCCTCTGCCAGGTGTGCTTCTACCTCAAGTACCTCAACATGTACGCGAGCATCTTCTTCCTTACCTGTATCAGCATCCAGCGGTACCTCTTTCTGCTTCACCCTTTCAAAGCCCGGGATTGGAAACGCAGGTACGACATCGCCATCAGTGCTGCagggtgggtaggggtgggggctGCTTGTTTGCCCCTCCCGATCCTCAGGAGTTCTGACTCCTCCAGTGACACCAGCACCTGCTTTGCTGACCTCGGGATGAAGCAGGTCAGAGCCACGGTCGCCTTGGTGGTAGTTGCCGAATTTGCCGGGTTTGTGGTCCCCCTGACGCTGATCCTTTACTGCACGTGGAAAATGAGGCAATCCTTGCAGGAGTTTCGCACCCCTCTGCAACCCACCAGCGAGAAGCAGAAAGCGTTACACATGATCTTGGCGTGCGCAGCGGTGTTCTTCATATGCTTCACGCCCTACCACGTGAATTTCCCCATATTCATGATGGTGAAACGGGAAGCCATCCTGGACTGCGCCGTGCGGCATAGAGCGCTGTACTTCCACCCCATTTCTTTGTGCCTGGCAAGCCTCAACTGCTGCCTGGACCCGATTCTCTACTACTTCACCACATCAGAGTTCCAGGAAAGGCTGCTCTGCTGTAGCAGCGCTGCCATCTGGAACCGTCTGACCAACCATGACAGCAACGGCGCGGCATCGTCAGCTGGGGAGAGGAGCGAAGAAGGTCCCAAAAGTAAAAGCATTTTAATGGCCTATTTTTGGACTCGGCAGCCGCACCGGTTTGAAAGAGACAGCATGGAGTCCCCACTGTCCTGTTAA